AAAGCATCATAAAGCCATCCTGTCATGAGCTTTCTCCCTATGCATCTCAAACACAGTGCCTCtactctcctcctcctcctcctcaaaaTACCTCCATAGCCACGCTGCTTTATCAGCTGAAATAGGGCACCAATCTAAGCCCTAAATCATAGCCCCCAACATCCTCCTTTTAAAAACATGTTTCCATGAAAATTGGTAATCATACCCACAACCTGATCAAGATCTCCAGTAACCAAACCCCTATCACGCTCTTAACTCTTtatgaagctaattctcctacAACTAGCCACCCTATTACACAGTCATGTACTATAAATCTATGATACCCCTCAAAAGACCTTGTTCAAACACATTAGACCAATGAGAGGAAAGCTTAGTGGTGTTGTATGTTTtggctattatttggtgtgtttTGTTGGGAGAGAAATGCTAGAATCTTTGATTCTTTAAAGGTGTAGCCACTTCTGAGAGCATGGTTTGGAGCAGATCAGTGTTCCTTGCGTCCCTTTGGAGATCAGCCAATGGTTTCTTTCGTCATGTTCCTTGGGGGATTTGCAGTGGGATTGTTGGCGTTACTCTGTTAAAACTGCCTtgtaattattttcatttttcgtGTCTAGCTATTTTCTTTTGTAATTGGAGGATTTACTGTGTGTGTACTGACTATGAATAAAGAAAGAAATTGTACAAGCCTTATGATGTAGGACAGCCAAGAAAGAATGAAGAGAATAGGAAGAAGAAAgagggaagaagagaggaaggaaaaaaaacaaaagagaggGCGTAAAAAATGTTCCTCCATCACATTCATTTAGAGGAAGCACCCCGGTACActcttaatttcaaaattatgCATCAAATTGGGAAGTTTTATTTAATATGGTAATTTCTTATATTTTCAGagattttagagttttaaagCATAAAAAATATCATGGCACTCACTCCACATTTTTTTGATGAAACAAGATATTCATTACACATGAGAATTAAACTTACATAGAACCTAAAAAACAAAAGGTAAGAGACTCATCATGCATGCCAACAAAGAAGAGAAGAACTACATTAGAAATGACATTACCAGAGAAACAAAGTTTGTAACTGGTGTGCCATCCAAATTTAATGTAGGGGCTAATACCATTTTGAGTTTATCCCCAACATAAACAGGATACATCTCCGCATTCACATCTAGCTCAACAGCCATGCCTAATTGCTCACTCCGTGCCACAATGCGAGAAACTAAAGAAGCAGTTTTTATGGAACTATTAGCTCAAATGACTGACAGAAACAAGGAAACCATGACCGTAAtagataattttaaaaatatctagtTACCTACAACCCACAAATACCTTTGTTGGATTTTTTACCACCTGGATCCAATTGATTGACAACAATCACATCATCGAAAAGATACTTGACCATCCTCACCAGAAAGTTATTTCTAAACAGTAACTGTAAACCTACAAAATGTACAAGAAGTACACAAACACAGTAAGTAGGGTGTGTGAAATTATAATATTCACTGGGAACATGAATTTCCAAACAAAACACATTATAACTACTAATAACATTGATATGCAACAAGATGTCCTCAAAGCAATTTCATATCTATTAGTTAAAAGCCCCTAACAGCCACAAAAATGCTGATTGTGAGAGAACTAAGGCAACCAATCCCATTGTAGCGAGTAATGACCTGCAAATATCTTGTCATGAGTGCTTCAGCAATATGAGGTAATTACACCAAGCATTTGGACAGGGTACCAATTGTCGTACGAAGTCTAATTCATGTACCCATTGCGTTGGTTGTCAATGTGTTAATTGAGCATTGTAGGGATCAAAGGCGCATAAAAGATACTGAGATTGAAGAAGAATGATATATCACAAGCGCACACACAAGATAAAAATTTTACGTTCTTAAGTGAATGCTTCTATGTCCACAGTTAAGAGAAACAAGAGGCTATTCATTGTTTTAGAGAGCTTGCAAGAGTACAAACACCAAAGGCCAACACACACTGGCAGGTCCAGGGATGGGTGGGTGCCTCACCCCCTGTAACCCCCCTCCCCACTTggtttttctctctcttcccctTTCTCAAATGTCCATTAATTGTGATCGAAAGGTATTTGTTACTGATAATACACTATTGTCTCCCCCCTGCAGCCCTTGTTGTTGGATCCATTGAAGATTAGGCATCAGCTACGCAACAGAATAGTCCATCTTCCTTCACATACCTTTTTCCCACCCTATCCCAAGTTTTTTAAGCGTGACACTTTTCATGACTAAATTGTCAAGATGTCTCCTTAAGAgacaaataatcttctatttgACTATAGGTAAGAATGTAATATCTATTATGCCTTAGCATATAACAATCTAATCAATTCATCAAATCATAAATAGAAAGCGGGGAAAGTATGAAACAATATATCTCATAATTCTTTTTTATGAAACAATATATCtcataattcttttttttttattgaatctAGTCTTACCCCCTATTCACAAATTCTAGCCCCAGCACTACTGACATCTAGAACCTAAGCCCCTCttgggagaggggggggggggggggtgatcaTGTTCCACCATTATTTAGCATCTCAACCCATGGAATAAAAACTCCGTCCCATGTAATCAAGTGTTTATCAACCAACATCCCTATACCCTTGTGAAACTGCTCACGCACCTCTCATCTCTCATATCTCACCCCCTTAAATGTTTAGAGCATGTTTAGAGCCCCCTCAATTTACAAAGCATGTACCTTGGCCACCAAGCACTTCGACGTAAAGTCAATTTGACCCCCTAGGATACTTTGTCAACAAATGTTACTCGTCAATTTAGGCTCTCTTCATTTGCACTTAATAGCCTCTAAAATAGAAGCTGAGCTCTTAATGGTCCAAGTGAACCAGCCTTGTTTGGTAAACGTCTTAAGTAGTGCTGAATTACTTATTTACCCCTGACTGAACTAGAGATTTTCCAATTAATTATTTGCAAAGAATGCAATTGAAGGACTATTGGATATTTTTGCacctaaaatttgaaaattcacaATGCTCCATGTCTATGACACACCCCAGCCATCTCTCAAAACCTATCTCACATACATTTCAAAGTTAGTTA
This genomic stretch from Malania oleifera isolate guangnan ecotype guangnan chromosome 3, ASM2987363v1, whole genome shotgun sequence harbors:
- the LOC131150934 gene encoding DNA-directed RNA polymerases II and V subunit 8A-like isoform X1 — translated: MVKYLFDDVIVVNQLDPGGKKSNKVSRIVARSEQLGMAVELDVNAEMYPVYVGDKLKMVLAPTLNLDGTPVTNFVSLARGKSLADDFDYVMHGTLYDITKKGSEPNIKQVIHVSFGGLLLELEGDLPKLAIFKRDQTMFLLLKKVQKSLTFKK